One window of Rhizobium leguminosarum genomic DNA carries:
- a CDS encoding metallophosphoesterase family protein yields the protein MKIIQITDTHFSPNKPHFNGNWAPLLTWIEETGADLIVHTGDLTVDGADKDEDITFSMDLMRQVSIPMLIVPGNHDVGHLKGSDQPVDAERLTRWRSLAGPDRWLEDTAGWRFVGLNSLLLGHEDDEEETQFEWLDQALSERAGRRVALFAHKPLFVDAPDEGDTGYWSVRPAQRRRLYDLISAHDVALFASGHLHWAWQGRFDNTQLTWVPSAAFIIDKMEREMPGERLIGAVVHEFDADVESTIVAVPGMTAYVLDDVVHEVYPQAVREREPVE from the coding sequence ATGAAGATCATTCAGATCACCGACACCCATTTCAGCCCCAATAAGCCGCATTTCAACGGCAACTGGGCGCCGCTTCTGACCTGGATCGAAGAGACCGGCGCCGACTTGATCGTTCATACCGGCGATCTCACGGTCGACGGTGCCGACAAGGACGAGGACATCACCTTTTCGATGGATCTGATGCGCCAGGTGTCGATCCCGATGCTGATCGTCCCCGGCAATCACGATGTCGGCCACCTCAAAGGATCCGACCAGCCGGTCGATGCCGAGCGGCTGACGCGCTGGCGCAGCCTTGCCGGCCCCGACCGCTGGCTGGAGGATACGGCCGGCTGGCGTTTCGTCGGATTGAATTCGCTGCTTCTCGGTCATGAGGATGACGAGGAGGAGACCCAGTTCGAATGGCTCGACCAGGCGCTTTCCGAGCGGGCTGGGCGGCGCGTGGCGCTTTTCGCCCATAAGCCGCTGTTCGTCGATGCGCCTGACGAAGGCGATACCGGCTATTGGAGCGTTCGCCCGGCTCAGCGCCGGCGGCTCTATGATCTGATCTCAGCCCATGACGTGGCGCTGTTTGCCAGCGGCCACCTTCACTGGGCATGGCAGGGCCGCTTCGACAATACCCAACTGACCTGGGTTCCGTCGGCCGCCTTCATCATCGACAAGATGGAGCGGGAGATGCCGGGCGAGCGTCTGATCGGCGCCGTCGTCCACGAATTCGATGCCGATGTCGAAAGCACCATCGTCGCCGTTCCCGGCATGACCGCTTATGTACTCGACGACGTCGTGCACGAGGTCTATCCGCAGGCGGTCAGAGAGCGGGAACCCGTCGAATGA